In Mytilus edulis chromosome 8, xbMytEdul2.2, whole genome shotgun sequence, the genomic window ttcacagatcatgaaaaaaaaactaaaaaagaaaagagtTCAAGGTATAACTCTTGATGCTtgcataagaaattttaaaacaaaaattaatgatggtcctacatatatatgtacttcATGTGAACAAACTTGGTTTTGTGATTCTGTAGTTAATTCTAAAACTGTCAAAATGACCACTCCTGCTAACATGTCACATTGCTTTACTAATTTTAAATCTGTACAAGACATAGAATGGATATGTCATACTTGTCTCaatgcaataaaaaaacaaagaattcCTCGATTTTCAATAGCCAATAAAATGGGATTTCCCCAAAGACCAAAAGAACTAAATTTGTATCCTTTAGAAGAAAGACTGTTATCATTAAGAATTCCTTTTATGCAGATTCGACAGTTGCCAAGAGGTGGACAGTTATCAGTTAAAGGCAATGTAGTAAATGTGCCTGTTGAAGTTCAACCTACAATAAATTCACTTCCACATACATTAGAGAAATCAGGTACAATATCAGTTAAACTAAAGAAGAAACTGGAATTCAAAAAGTGTGATTTTAGTGAAAATTTGCTGTCATTTGTGCATTACATTATTTGATGAGAACAAGTGACTTGTACAAGTCTTCTGGAATAGAAATAAATGAGGATTGGATTACagaaatcgccaaaataaatgaagaaacacaTGACAATGAAAACAATAGTGCAGAACAAGAGGATAACCAAGATCAGAATAATTCAGAAAATGACTCCGATCATTTCAGTGAAGTAGATGAAAGTGAAACACATGTTGGAAACACAGATACACTGTTAGATCACATTCCAGACGACAATCCACTATGTGATACAGGTTTAACTTTTGCTCCTGGTGAAGGTCAACGACCAATTAGTCTCTACAGTGATCCTGATGCAGAGTACTTATCTTTTCCAACTATATTCTGTGGTCAAAGAAGGCCAGATAACAAAGACAGGTCTGTCTCTGTTCACTATACTGATATTGTCAAATGGGAACTAAGGTCCATGGATAGGAGAGTAGCACAGTCTGtaccaaatatatttttcaagttaaaaaaaattcagttaaaaaacaTAAGTGATAAGGTCAATCTTGCTCTAAGAAGGTGTCAATCAGAAGGAAAAAAATGGACAGCAAAAGATGTACTGAATCCTAACACTGTAAACGATCTTGTAAGATTAGATGAAGGTTATTATATCTTTAGAAGTTTAAGAAATTCTCCAGTATACCTTGAAAAGAGGAAGAAAAATTTGTTTGCAATGATCAGACAGTTGGGTCTTCCAACATGGTTTGGCTCTCTTTCATCTGCAGACACTAATTGGAAAGATTTGTTACGAATTCTTGGCAAATTAAATGATGGCAAAGAATATACTGACAATGAATTGGAAGAAATGGATTGGCATCAGAAATCTAAACTTGTTCAGAAAGACCCTGTGACATGCTCTAGATATTTTGACTATCGTGTCCAACAGTTTATTAACTTGGTGTTGAAAAGTGATCATGATCCTATTggaaaattgacagattttttttatagagttgAATTTCAACAGAGAGGTTCACCACATATTCATATCTTGATCTGGATTGAAAATGCACCAGTTTATGAAAGCAATTCAAATGAAGATGTTGTagcatttattgataaatatgtcTCCTGTTCACTTTTAGAAAATGATACTAGTTTAGTCAATTTGCAGGTTCATAAACATTCAAAAACATGCAGAAAAAAAGGTCACCCAATTTGTCGTTTTGGTTTCCCCCTTCCACCTATGAAAGCAACAGTAATCTTAGAGCCTTTGAAAGAAAATGATGACATAGAAAAGTACAAAActatatataaagaaatacaaaacgaaaTTAATACACTTCACAATTCAGAAGATATAGACCAGATGACATATGACATGTTTTTAGATGATGTGTTACAAATGGATGATGAAAATTACATTAAGGCCATAAGAAGCAACTTGAGTGGTCCAAAAGTTTTTCTCAAACGAAAACCATCTGAAGTCCGTGTAAATGGTTACATGAAAACTGTGTTGATAGCCTGGCAAGCAAATCACGatttacagtttgttttagatGCATTTGCATGTGCAGTGTATATTGTTTCATATATAAGCAAGTCACAAAAAGGTATGAGTGCATTACTAGACCAAGCAGCAAAAGAAGCACGACAGGGAAATGTAGACTTGAAGCATCAAGTAAGGCACATTGGGAATTACTTTTCAAATTCTGTTGAAACAAGCGCACAAGAAGCAACATACTTAACACTACAGATGCCTTTAACAAAAGCCACAAGACAAGTTGTATTCATTAACACATCTCCACAACACAAAAGAACTTTTCTCCTCAAGCAATCATCGGCCCTAGAAAAACTAGGCCCAGACTCTACTGAAATAGAATCAGACAATGATATTAAAAGATACTCGCGTAGACCAAAACAACTGGAGAACTGGTGTCTAGCAGACTATGTATCTCAGCTTGAATTGCAGTATCCTAAAACTTCAGAGTCCTCAGATGATCATGAAACAGAACAGCAAGAAAATGAATCTGAAAGTGAAAATGAAGAGGCAAATGCAGATATTATAGAAGAAATCAATAACAAAATCGACATAACCCTGAAGAATGGTATTCgaatatatcaaagaaaaacacctAAGGTTATAAGATATGTTAAATACAATTACAAGACTGACTCTGAAAACTTCTACAGAGAACGCTTAATGTTATTTTATCCATGGAGAAATGAACTTTCAGATTTGCAATGCGGACATGAAACATTCGAAAACATGTACTTGACTGTTGCAAGactattagaaaaaaaagctAAGCAATATGAAGGAAAAGTGATAGATCTAGAGAAAGCTATAGAAGAGGCAGAAAATGATTGTAATGAGAATGATCAAATAGCACCTGCCACACAGCAAGTAGAAATGGAAGATGCTGAAATAGGCCCAACAGAATCTGAACAGTATGTACACTTCAATCCAGATAGACCAACAGAACATAGACTGTATGATATGTCCCGTGAAGTTGGAATAGAAGCAAGAACAGTAGAATTGACAAATCATGCAAACAGAATAAGTGAGAGAgattattttgatttgataagATCCTTGAATAAGAAACAGTGGGAATTTTTCCAACATGTTGTCACATgggttaaaacaaaacatgaaccattttatacatttttgacagGTGGAGCAGGATGTGGAAAATCTGTAGTTGTCAGAACAATATTTCAAGCTTTACACAGACACTTATGTTCTATTGAAGGTGAGGACCCTGACGATATAAGAATTCTTCTTTGTGCTCCTACGGGAAAGGCAGCTTACAATATAAATGGTTTGACCATTCACAATGCTTTCCAGatacaaccaaataaaggacTTGACCAGTCATTATCATGCGATGTTCTCAATACACTTAGAATGAAATACAGAAATTTGTCTCTGATTTTGATTGATGAAATTTCAATGGTTGGAAACAAAATGTTCTCTTTACTAGAGAGAAGGCTGAAAAAAATCAAGGGAAGCAACTGTTCATTTGGTGGTGTGAGTATCATAGCTATTGGTGACTTTTTCCAACTCCAACCTGTATTTGACAGCTGGATTTTCAATGATCTAAGCAAAGGATTAACAGCTTTAGCTCCTAATTActggaaattattattttcttttcatgaaCTTACCGAAATAATGAGACAAAAGGATGATTTAGAATTTGCTCTATTACTAAATAGGTTGAGACAAAATCAGCTGACTGAAAATGATTTTGCAGTGTTAAGTACCAGAACTGTTTCAATTAGTGATCCAACATACAGATCTAATGCAACTCATTTGTTTGTTGAAAATGCTTTAGTAGATAATTTCAATTTGCAATACATATCGAAATTAGGCTCACAAAAGGTTAAAGTTAAAGCAGTTGACACAGTTTGTGGGGATTTACCAGcatctgtaaaaacaaaattacttagTTCTTTACCAGAAAACAGTCCGATACAGCCAATCTTGCAAAAGAAGTAGTATTAGCAATTGGTATGAAATATGATCTTACAGCTAATATTGAAGTCACTGATGGTCTTACAAATGGTTCAACTTGTGAACTTAAATTGATTGAGTGCAAAACATCATCTTTAAGACCAAGTATCATATGGGTTAAGTTTGAAGATGCCAGAATTGGTGCTAACAATAGAAGAAAATATTCACACTTGTACGGAaaagatgttgaaaaaatatgGACTCCAATGTTTGACATTAAAAGGTcatttacttataaatataagaCCTTTGAAAGAATTCAGTTTCCTCTTCGCCCAGCAGCCGGAAAAACTATTCATAAATCGCAAGGAGATACATTACATGAGGTTGTTGTTTGTCTGAAATCAAAACGTAAAGGGAAAATACCACATATTCACTATGTTGCCCTAAGCAGAGTAACATCTTTAACTGGATTACAGATATTAGATCTCAATCAAGAAGCAATAGCGGTAGCAGATTGTGTTCGACAAGAATTACACAGACTAAGGACAGATGCAACTCTACAGTTGTGCTTCAAGCCATTGTACAACTTATCAAGTAACAATTTTAAAGTAGTTTTTAACAACTCAAGGTCATTCCATGCTCATTTTAATGATCTTCTATCAGACCCTAACATCTTGGATGCTGATGTAATTGGTATTGCTGAATCAAGACTTATTTCAACAGATGAAAATGACCATTTTCATGTACCTGGTTTTGAAACACCTGTTCAATTAGACCAAAAGCAAACAAACTTTAATACAAGACCACCTCATGGATTGGTATTATATTATCGAAATGATTGTATACTTCACAATACAGTCACTTTCTCAACTCCATCTTTAGAGTTTGTTATAGCAGACATAATATCACCCACCAAAGGTCTTTTTCAGGttgtctttgtttacaaagcACCAAACTGCAAATTGCAACAACTAAAAGATACTTTCCTTGCAAACCTTCTTCCTGATGTGTATTTAAGACATCCAAAAATTATCATAATGGGAGACTTTAATGTTGATTTAAACACTGGGAACACTTCTTTTCTAAAGTTCATGAGAGATTCATTTTGCTGTTCACAAATTGTGTCTAAACCTACTACATCTTAAAATGCTGGAAATGCAATCTCAAATGTGCAGAAGTGGTTTTAACGGAAAATGGGTTTCCACTCCAACAGATTTGCCTTTTCATAAGTAGGAATAGAAATGAGTTGGCTTCAAGACTCCTGATATCCAGTTTTACCTGTATAGAAGAAAGCTTCTTTACAGCTTTCTTCTTTAAAGGTACACTGGATTAACGGTAGCAGAGGTAAAGAAATTTGAAACTGTGTTGCTTTGACTTCCATAAAGCAGAAAGGCCCTTGGTGATTGGTCAACCATTTTGCTATGGAAGAAAAGTAGAATTCCATTCATTTCAAGTCAGTAATGATTGGAGACATCAAATTTTAGAACCTCAACTACCTGAATGCTCATTGTATCAGTGGAGAGTTGTGTGCACTTCGCATGTGAACACTCCTGATATTTActtgttataaatgtatatatatatatataattcttgaaatatttgtttttgaatacgATCAAAACCCATTGCTTTAATATAGATGTAAAAAGGGAGTTTTGAAGACCACAAGTTCCATGCCTCATTTCTCTTCCTACAAAATGATTATATTTAACTGGCTGTTTGATGAACTATgattaaataatcaaaatgtttatgAATGTTGAAATCCTTGCTGTTATGTACatatattcattgtaatttaCATATAGATAACTTGATACAATTTACAATACTTTTGttcactatatatgtatatatgatatatactaAACATTTATCATGATTAAGTATGTACAGTTTACTttttgtaatgccaaattaatcTGTATATTTATCTCATCCAATATTCATTGACTTTTCTGTTTAAGAAATGCTCTCATGTTCATATCAGACATAATAAATCATTTTCTGTACAAAtaccacatattttattataatataattactTGGAGTTCTCCAAATTGAAAAACAATCTATAAATCCAACATTTTCAATTTCTTATGATTTCAATTATGTCTTATTCTAAGTACTGAGGTTTATCAAAATGTGTAAATCATTAATTCATGCAAAGGGTTAaatgttgagaaaaaaaagttaaatattgcATTAATTTGTCATTCTACTCAACTATGTAGTTGCATTATTGCTTATACGTTTGATAAATATGTAGAAGTCATTTATAAAACAGAAACTAATGAACAATTCATGTAAACATTTGCTTCATAGAGaagaaatttgtgaacatttgcttaatagagaagaatttgtgaacatttgcttaatagagcagaaatttgtgaacatttgcttaatagagcagaaatttgtgacATTTGCCATTAGAGaagaatttgtgaacatttgcttaatagagcagaaatttgtgaacatttggttaatagagcagaaatttgtgaacatttgcttaatagagcagaaatttgtgaacatttgctcaATAGAGCAGatatttgtgaacatttgcttatTAGAGAAGAAATTTGAGAACATTTAATGACTGTTTTATGATAAGCCAATGTAAAGTAAATTCAGTAAACTAACTACTGaagaaaataagaattatataGATTGTTTCAGTTGTTGTTATATTAACATCATACAAGAATTGATAAACGTATGGAGTAAACTCTTGAATCTTGCATTAAAGCAAATCCACCAGAACTGATATGAATAAACTTAAAAACAGAGATACTATGGACTATAACTCAGTATACCATGAATAGAAAggaaacaaaaatgacaattacTTTGACAGATAGTTGTTAAATGCTCAagacaaaataaattatatatagaatCTAGACTCTTTTAAGTTGGAAAAAACTGTTGCATATTCTTCTCGACAAGTCTTTTCAAATTAACTTAAAGTCATTTTGAAGGTCAAGTTATGGAAACAATAATCATATCATAATATAATCGCTGTGTTGCTTTTTATATGTACTGTTTTTACTGTCatattttgactttgaaattgtGTTGTTATAGAATGTAAATATTGTTCTAAAGGTGAACTATTTAAAtgcacatatatataaaaaaaaaaaatgtaaaaaacaatgaATATTATAATGCCTTATTTGAAGTATTTGATGTGTTCAAATTTAtcataataaacaattaaatttgatgtcttttaatatttttcacaccccattcatttttgaaattgataaaaacaaaacctCCAGTCAAGAAGAGAAAAAATAATGAGTTGGAGACAAACATGGTCACAACCCAAAAATGCAGCTTCACACATGTTAGAACTACTATAAAGGTCGTCTCTATTTTAGCTAGCAAAAACTTAGTTCTCTGTGTCTACCTTCTTGTTCAATTCAAGTAATACCTTTTCATTTTGAATGTTAATTTAAAGGTCAGATCACCTATGATGAACATGTCAAAATAAATTAACATGTCAAAATCAATTAAAGTTTCCTTAATGATCCTTGACCAGTAATGATagcatctggcgtatatacaaaatgaaggcctggtatcgatgatgagtttatatagaacaaatatatagacatttccattctcaattttatgtatgtcCATGAGAAAACAACACAAtactttaaaagtttgttttagACCTCAAAACTGAAAATAATAAACTAGTTGAAAGTAGATCAATCACAAGAAAGATTAGATTTTGGTTCACAAAGTTTCCTTTAACAAAAAGTGTTATTGTTATTTCATGCATTAATTGTCAACAAAAAtctaaggtgagcgacacagggtccttggaccctctagttttcagttgaactaataggagaaatagcggtaatatcgaaataaaaaaaaactaaattacagcaatcgcttaaattttacaattatttagtttatgtacagcttattcgaaaacaacaataaaaaatataggtcaccgatgagttaaaaaagaaatttcaattttaatgccaaaaaatggcatttttgcaccaaagggagataaagtggagctttttcaatgatatctacattttaataGTCACCTGGGTCCAACaggaattgattttttggattgatttttgtaccatatgataaagtaacaactactacaggtattaaataaaatttgtaatgaaaaattaatgtttaatttttttctgaaaatcttatacccctGAGCCTCCTTAAATGCACTTTTGGTAAGATGATTGgtggattgattgttggttgaatgtccagttgcaaatattacatgcatgttcaggatgataTAAGTTGATTGGAGCAGCACTATATAGTGAGTATGCCAAATTGATCTAATTCTATACTTTGTTTCTTCACAGAGTCTTAGAAAGACCTAATGCTAAAGCTGTAACATTTTGTGGAAGCCCTTATTATATGTCACCAGAAATATTTGCGTGTAAACCTTACGATACAAAGGTAAGATTTtgtgttttagaatattttttacaTGATGCCATATATATGAAAAATCCTTGAAAACCATTACATGAAAATTATTACATCTTAAAACAGTAGAAAAATTTTCTTCTTCCTTTCAGTAATCTTTTAATAAGCAAGGTTTTACATGTAGTGGaattgtaaagaatattataGACAAATTAGGTAACTGCATATCATTTATATCAGAAATATATTAGTAATGAATCAGTAATGAACCAGAAATGGATCAGAAATAGATCAGAAATAGATAAGTTTATAtggaacaggcaacatgtaccgCTTTACTATAATTTTCTTGTTTGTCGTTTATTGTTTAAACTGCTATAGCTGCCTAGCCTATTTATTTCCAGAGTGACATTTGGGCAATGGGTGTAGTTATATATGAAATGTCAACATTAGAAAGACCCTTTGATGCCATGCTGATGCAGCAGCTAGTATTTAAAATTGTACATGGAGAGGTAATTATATTATTAATAGGTCGTAAACTGCAAAGAATAAAAAGAGATGTAATTGAAACAGAGACCCAACAGCGAAAATATTAACAACCAAAAAAAGATGTACAGAGGTAAATACACAGTCTGTaactttttgataatttaatttttttaataaatttgatacATTTATGTTCTCCAATTATCATGGGTCATGACTATGTAATGAATCATTACAAATGCATCTGTTTCAATGTTATATTCATGATCTTGTGCTTTATTTCGATCCTAAATGAGCAGTTCATTGATAACCTGTAGGTCACCAAGTTGATCATTCATTGTTAAAGTATGAAgttaaaaatacagaaaaacagttCAGAATGACAAATACAAGTCAAATAATTATTGGTAACAGTAATTCTTCATAATACatgtttataaactttaactgttCAATAATGTTCTTTACAGAAGGGAAGATTGTGACTTTTTGTTTAAAGGGgatgaaatagcaaaaaaatattttgattttcatatgaaAGAAGTAAACTGTTATACATTTAATTATGGTACAGAGGTTTATACatttatgtataaatattataatggGTTATTTTAAGAAGACACATCTATTGTCACCATATTGTACTTTTGAATTTCAGTTACCTCCAATGCCAAAAGATAAATACAGCGCCCAGTTTTGTAGTCTGTTAGAAAAAATGATGTGTAAAGATTCTAAAACCCGACCTTCAGCCGATGATATTTTATCTGATTCCCtgtttacaacatttaaaaaaccaAAGGTAAGATGAAGATACCAAAGACGCAAAACCATGAATAAAGTTAGATGTGGGTCAATGACTCAATACCATAAATAATGTCAGAAGTAGGTCAAATATGCAGTACCATGAATAAAGGTAGATATAGGTCAAATATGCACCTACCCAACAAAGTCACAATTACCATGAATTtaggtagatataggtaaaatatgCACCTACCCAACAAAGTCACAATACCATGAATTTAGGTAGATGTGAGAATTATGAGCTACCCAACAAAGTCCCAATACCATGAATTTAGGTTAGATGTGGGAATTATGAACTACCCAACAAAGTCGCAATACCATGAATAAAGGCAGATGTGGGAATTATGCACCAACCCAACAAAAAGCAAATGAACATATCTAGAGGGAAGCATAGTCTGTATAATTTACTGTTGCCATTTATTATTACTCATTTTCATATCACTATAACACATAATACTTTTATTACATGCCATTTCTCAATACCTGTACATTTAAGTTTGTTTAAAAATGATAAGTCAGGCTTTGAACATTTCCATTTTAATGATATGAATTTATgataaagtttttaaataatagagaaaataatgtttgcagtcttgaaaaaaatatattaatgataatcgTTAAGATACAGCATTTATTTAGTGTCTACTATGCTAAAGGGAACAAAATGTTGAATCAGAATTTTTGTTCACCTGATGATGTCAGTGGGTTTTTTTGTCTGGTTGcagttgctttttttttttttttttttttatcaaagacaCATTAATGTTATTCtatgaatttcaaaattttaaaatgtgcccaaaatattattatttcacaCTATGATACACAATTCcaaaatttaaagtttaatttgttaatctTAAATGTATAGATTTTATTCTCTGTTTCACAGACCCCTCCCACAGTGCTCCCACAGAAAAGCCAGTTTGCCACAACCATGTCCAAAGCAGGATTTCAGGACTTCATTATGCAAGGaacaacaaagaaaaaagatGTTTATGATATGTCAGAGTTAGTCACAACATTGAAcgaaaaacagcaaaaatatgccCGCAGTGTATGGGCAGCTTCTACTAAAGGGGTAGAGAATATCATGGCGTCAACACTTACTGAGACAAAAAAAGATTATAATAAAACATCTAAAGGTTTGAgttttatgaataaaaagaaaCCAGCTGACACAGATGATATAGGTCTGGATATGGATGCCAGGCTCACGGAAAAACAGCAAGAGGCGATGAAACCTATGCATCCAAGACACATGGTCAATTTAGTTGTACACACCTTGACACAGATATTTCCAAAGGTAAGTTTTAAACAATCAAATTCTATCTTATTTTAATGTTCACTAGTTTTTGCCAGTTTGATTACTATTCAGTTCAATttatatatgaattttttttcttaaatgtttgCTTGCCTTATGTAAGTGCACATTATTGTTCTTGCcatattaacaaaaaaactgtagattaaataaattaaatcttttttgaTCTTATTTATTAATTGGAAATTGTTTAGATTTTAATGATACTTATCCTTCTGTCCTCCTCGTTAGAAGAACAACAATAGTTAAAGGGAAATtccacgattttttacttatcatctaattatgttcatcttaacataaaaaacacatttgcaaagttttaaatttatattccttctaataacggagaaaatcaagtatttgtaacttttttggttgaccTTCTCGAGTGGGTTGTGATGTTTTAGCCCGATgtgttgaattctgggaaaaaataaaatctgtttaactcttatagcttatcaacaatatacgtaattaaaagcgcacagctgacgaatggtcgtacttattaaccacaatataagaatgaacgaaaatgaatatgtgTATACCGTTttattttgattgaattaaactcctataaaattatctctagtaaatattttcgaataaatttcattaattattgttgagattttttcataaaatatctattgaacatttttactgatattgaactgaaaatatttccgTTCTATTTACCATTAttattttgataatcatttcaatgcaacttatgtgtgagcagagtgtgtatattattttgtaaaggtcactgtatatttctcggcttgaggtcaattcgtttaccttgtagcaatttagccgcaggtgtgagatCATTCGTACACAGGTATgaatttagccgcaggtgtgagatCAAGCGTACATgttatactctcgtactagtattacagtgTTCTTTTAtctggcaagaatacccctatttagcagATATTCACATCCCTttgggataattagtgttcgtccagtggcatatataacatgcatgtcggaacaggAAATTTGGCATAATTTCCTTTCAGAACCATGTtcacattattcatgttattatacATTATAcccaacaattgtgatgacgaattccttcctttgttcgagaacaatcttattgaaatagaaatctgtgattttactatgtccataacttcgatgaaccaaattAAAGCAAGTtaaatatcgacctgtatttaattcaaattgattCTCTTCTTCTTCGTCCATCGACATCCAATGATAACATACTGTTGTCATACGAgaactagtctatttacaaaacttttaacccaaattaaacaaaatgtatgtttctttcttatgttcaatgtaaaaatgtatataattttaaattgcaactatctatagttccgtaactttctaaccagaatggtcgacaagtgcgtatttttttgttaaatcaatatttcttgtatatgtttcaaactgtccttcacttttgacaACGGGTACTTACATTTCCCGAAATTTACCTTTGGAAAAAATGTGTAAACAGATTTTTATtctatcaaatcttttttttggaattatttagatttttataaataatattctttacaccagaaatgttttttataaacaagcgtatgagtagtaatgactagtatatcactatcggacacgcaagacagagatgtatattatacacctgatagttcaaaatggaaagtttcaAGTTatcggtcgtgtacactgatcaatactcTCAGAAGTGAAACggtgcatgaacttgcaagtccgacaggaaatcgcttgaatacctaaacgtgtcacctcacaatacatttgggagtaatacctttagccatgctggtgatcataCAAGGGAAggtccgaatttatttaaataagtttattacaaaaaagaattatgaacagattagattttcgaaaacaattttcacggaacacttatgcTCATTAAATGACTTTGAACTATGACTTTTTCACCAATTCCAATATAAACAGTTAAAAACGACAGACCTTGCATCGATtggttacttaaaaaaaaaaaacattttccgtatcaagttagttagtctgataaaacaaccgtacgattgacacgATATTGACACGCGATTACGACTACATTAGGCTACTGtggttttggtcctttgtggttcaTAGACATATCGTGGTTAAAAACGGAGAGGATGGTCAAAATGGCGACAcacagagaattgatactctaaatttaaaatcgatggtgatctcttgcctagcagaataaaactttaatatctatgaatttgagcatttttatacagaatggacataatatcaatttttgatttttttgcggaTTTTCCCTTTAagtatatatcatttattctaacTAAGTTCAATCAGTACAAT contains:
- the LOC139484423 gene encoding uncharacterized protein, encoding MRTSDLYKSSGIEINEDWITEIAKINEETHDNENNSAEQEDNQDQNNSENDSDHFSEVDESETHVGNTDTLLDHIPDDNPLCDTGLTFAPGEGQRPISLYSDPDAEYLSFPTIFCGQRRPDNKDRSVSVHYTDIVKWELRSMDRRVAQSVPNIFFKLKKIQLKNISDKVNLALRRCQSEGKKWTAKDVLNPNTVNDLVRLDEGYYIFRSLRNSPVYLEKRKKNLFAMIRQLGLPTWFGSLSSADTNWKDLLRILGKLNDGKEYTDNELEEMDWHQKSKLVQKDPVTCSRYFDYRVQQFINLVLKSDHDPIGKLTDFFYRVEFQQRGSPHIHILIWIENAPVYESNSNEDVVAFIDKYVSCSLLENDTSLVNLQVHKHSKTCRKKGHPICRFGFPLPPMKATVILEPLKENDDIEKYKTIYKEIQNEINTLHNSEDIDQMTYDMFLDDVLQMDDENYIKAIRSNLSGPKVFLKRKPSEVRVNGYMKTVLIAWQANHDLQFVLDAFACAVYIVSYISKSQKGMSALLDQAAKEARQGNVDLKHQVRHIGNYFSNSVETSAQEATYLTLQMPLTKATRQVVFINTSPQHKRTFLLKQSSALEKLGPDSTEIESDNDIKRYSRRPKQLENWCLADYVSQLELQYPKTSESSDDHETEQQENESESENEEANADIIEEINNKIDITLKNGIRIYQRKTPKVIRYVKYNYKTDSENFYRERLMLFYPWRNELSDLQCGHETFENMYLTVARLLEKKAKQYEGKVIDLEKAIEEAENDCNENDQIAPATQQVEMEDAEIGPTESEQYVHFNPDRPTEHRLYDMSREVGIEARTVELTNHANRISERDYFDLIRSLNKKQWEFFQHVVTWVKTKHEPFYTFLTGGAGCGKSVVVRTIFQALHRHLCSIEGEDPDDIRILLCAPTGKAAYNINGLTIHNAFQIQPNKGLDQSLSCDVLNTLRMKYRNLSLILIDEISMVGNKMFSLLERRLKKIKGSNCSFGGVSIIAIGDFFQLQPVFDSWIFNDLSKGLTALAPNYWKLLFSFHELTEIMRQKDDLEFALLLNRLRQNQLTENDFAVLSTRTVSISDPTYRSNATHLFVENALVDNFNLQYISKLGSQKVKVKAVDTVCGDLPASVKTKLLSSLPENSPIQPILQKK
- the LOC139484424 gene encoding serine/threonine-protein kinase Nek3-like, with amino-acid sequence MLEMQSQMCRSGFNGKWVSTPTDLPFHKVLERPNAKAVTFCGSPYYMSPEIFACKPYDTKSDIWAMGVVIYEMSTLERPFDAMLMQQLVFKIVHGELPPMPKDKYSAQFCSLLEKMMCKDSKTRPSADDILSDSLFTTFKKPKTPPTVLPQKSQFATTMSKAGFQDFIMQGTTKKKDVYDMSELVTTLNEKQQKYARSVWAASTKGVENIMASTLTETKKDYNKTSKGLSFMNKKKPADTDDIGLDMDARLTEKQQEAMKPMHPRHMVNLVVHTLTQIFPKGEDGEVDQNPIALNAAGKSICSN